Part of the Etheostoma spectabile isolate EspeVRDwgs_2016 chromosome 21, UIUC_Espe_1.0, whole genome shotgun sequence genome is shown below.
cAACCACCCCCAACTTCTGTCCGAGAGCGCGGAGCGCAacccccaccaaaaaaaaaaacaacccggAGAGGAGAGGGCATCGGAGCCATGAATAACAAGACTATCCATATAAACACGAGTCCGCAGCGGGACGGCGGCTCCGGGACTGTGGACCATGAACTCGTTATCACATCCACTTTCGGGACCCTTCTCTCCGTCGTCTACATCATCGGAGTGTCCGGGAACGTGTACACGCTGGTGGTGATGTGTCACTCGATCCGCTTCGCCACGTCCATGTACATCTCCATCATCAACCTGGCGCTGGCGGACCtgctctacctctccaccatCCCCTTCGTGGTGGCCACCTACTTCTTGAAGGACTGGTACTTCGGGGACGTGGGCTGCCGCATCCTGCTCAGCCTGGACCTCCTCACCATGCACGCGAGCATCTTCACGCTGACCGTCATGTGCACGGAGCGCTACCTGGCCGTCACCAAGCCGCTGGACACGGTGAGACGCTCCAAGAGTTACCGCAAGGCTCTGGCGTGGGGCGTGTGGCTGCTCTCCCTGGTCCTCACCGTGCCCATGATGGTCATGGTCGCGCAGACCACCAAGAGCACGCCAGAGGGGGGTGTAAAGAGGATGTGCGCGCCAACCTGGGCGCCCCTGGCTTATAAAGTGTACGTGACAGTCCTGTTCGGCACCAGCATCATGGCACCGGGGCTCATTATCGGATACCTGTACGTCAAGTTAGCCCGCACTTATCTGGAGTCCCAGCGCAACTCTGTGATCAGCAACAGGGGGGGCAAGCGCTCCCCGAAGCAGAAAGTACTGATCATGATCTTCACCATCGTGCTGGTGTTCTGGGCGTGCTTTCTGCCCTTCTGGATCTGGcagctgctgtctctgtacCACACCAAGCCCCTGAGCCTGGCGTCGCACACGCACACCTGCATCAACTACCTGGTGGCGAGCCTCACGTACAGCAACAGCTGCATCAACCCGTTCCTGTACACGCTGCTCACCAAGAACTACAGGGAGTACCTGAAGAACAGGCACAGGAGCTTCTACAGGTACACGTCCAAGTTTAAGCAGCGGCCGCCCAGCCTCTACTCCTGGGGGAAGTCGGCGTCCTCCAGCAATCACTTTGAGTTCAACTCCGAGACGCTGGTCATGGGGACACTGAAGTGACTTGGCAATCACGTGGAAGAGAGGACAGAGCTTTTAAAATCGCTATAGGTAGGTGATATAACCTGGCAGGCCGGGGCGACACCCGTGCGTAAACGTTGCGCACTGGTGACCAAAGGAGTTAGTAAAAcatactaataccacactgtaaaatcaccagcaaaatgtacttaaattatTACAAGTAAGAGTACTCAATGCAGATCCATCCTCACATGTTAGAAACTGGAACTGTTCTGTCAAAAATGTTTAAGACTTGTAGGTCTATATagtgttgggtagtttaattttttaataaaacatcatattttgtaAACTACATGTTCTTTTGTGTGGAAAATAATTGAACTAAAGCTGTcggattaatgtagtggagtaaaaagtggaATAttcctctctgaaatgtaggagtggaagtagaaagtggcatgaaaggtagagtaaagtacctcaaattggTACTTAAGtgcaatacttgagtaaatgtacttagttgcaTTACACCACTGTTCACCGTTCACAAGTACTACTTtctcccagttttttttttcttctttatggaTTATTTTCAAGCAACACTGCTCTCTTTAGTCATAATATATTGTGTCTAGTCAGAGGGACAGTTTCTGGTGTTCCATCCATTCccggcccccccccccgggctCATTAGCACTCTGACACTCTCCGCTGcactccacctccacactctcACACGAGGAACTGATTCActgttgagtaaaaaaaaaaaggtctcagTGCTCATTACATCAGCTGAAACATGCACGTGTACATGTgttaaccctcctggtgtcttcGGCTCACATTTGACCCCTTCTCAAAAAGGTCAAAATATccgaaatttgggtttctttcaaacaaattgtccaaaaaaagtaACGCATATGGTTCCcgacaacgctcctcacaagttgaataaataatcagttcactactttcactgaatttgggtgttttttttgtcaatttcatagcatttggagaaaaagcaTTTTGGAGAatgaaagattattattattattataagattATTATATTATTCCTACTTCCGGCAAATGAATCACCTCCCAAACTCAAAATTGGTGATTGCGTCAAACCTGGTGAAAATGTGCGTATTTTAAGGCTTTTGggcatatgcacacatacaaatcAGCCTtaaatgacaaacatcatccgatttacataaAGATTAGAATGCGTGGCCGGTAGACCGGACACGTGCTGAGGCGTGAGGGCCCGTCCAACACTgcttgcaggtttttttttgggatcgcattttttttttttattgaaccagccaatcaaaagtgcaaaacattggtccagatgaTAACTTAGAGAAaagtacaccacacacacacacacacacggaagaaGGCCCGGTGCACCTTTTCCACTATCCTTCCAAATGTTTCtctccaaaacaaagagaggagatacgggaaggagggagacacaaaaCCCAACAGAAAGAGCCACGTCtgtgctgcttgcagctttaataatTATAATCTTTTAGTTTTTGTAAACCGCTTCCCTGGTTACGGCTGAGGGTTTGACTAATACCTGGAATAATCATTCCCATCCCATAAGGTTCTTATGCAATGCAAACGTTGAATAGCGAATTAATTTAGAACAATAAACGGTCAATTTCACTGGAACTAGGGAATTTGTAGGTGTCCTATACCACTTTTTTTATGGACACcatgcagccaatcagaagcgaGTTTTTGCCCAGACCATGGCATAAC
Proteins encoded:
- the LOC116671131 gene encoding urotensin-2 receptor; translated protein: MNNKTIHINTSPQRDGGSGTVDHELVITSTFGTLLSVVYIIGVSGNVYTLVVMCHSIRFATSMYISIINLALADLLYLSTIPFVVATYFLKDWYFGDVGCRILLSLDLLTMHASIFTLTVMCTERYLAVTKPLDTVRRSKSYRKALAWGVWLLSLVLTVPMMVMVAQTTKSTPEGGVKRMCAPTWAPLAYKVYVTVLFGTSIMAPGLIIGYLYVKLARTYLESQRNSVISNRGGKRSPKQKVLIMIFTIVLVFWACFLPFWIWQLLSLYHTKPLSLASHTHTCINYLVASLTYSNSCINPFLYTLLTKNYREYLKNRHRSFYRYTSKFKQRPPSLYSWGKSASSSNHFEFNSETLVMGTLK